A genomic stretch from Malus domestica chromosome 15, GDT2T_hap1 includes:
- the LOC103415447 gene encoding protein MIZU-KUSSEI 1-like yields the protein MPSVHSSPFHHIENSAIFNLIRHAHTPGQKRSTKSSSGGLLKMFKLFPMLTSGCKMVALLGRPRKPLLKDHATTGTIFGYRKGRVSLAIQEDPHCMPLFVIELPMHSSVFHKEMASDIVRIALESETKTHKKKLMEEYVWAVYCNGRKVGYSIRRKQMSEDELHVMQTLRGVSMGAGVLPCPSDQKEYAGDGELTYIRARFERVVGSKDSEALYMINPDGAAGPELSIFFVRAH from the coding sequence ATGCCTTCTGTGCACTCTAGCCCCTTCCACCACATAGAGAACTCAGCCATATTTAACCTAATCCGGCACGCTCACACGCCAGGCCAAAAACGTTCAACAAAATCTTCATCCGGAGGCCTTCTCAAGATGTTCAAGCTCTTTCCCATGTTAACATCAGGCTGCAAAATGGTTGCCTTGCTAGGCAGGCCCCGGAAGCCGTTACTGAAGGATCATGCCACAACTGGTACAATTTTCGGCTATCGAAAGGGGAGGGTAAGCCTAGCTATACAAGAAGACCCTCATTGCATGCCACTCTTTGTGATAGAGCTGCCAATGCACAGTAGTGTGTTTCACAAGGAAATGGCGTCGGATATAGTCCGAATCGCGCTGGAGAGCGAGACGAAGACGCACAAGAAGAAGCTGATGGAGGAGTATGTGTGGGCTGTATACTGCAATGGAAGAAAGGTAGGGTATTCTATTAGGAGGAAGCAAATGTCGGAGGATGAGCTTCATGTTATGCAAACTTTGAGGGGTGTTTCGATGGGGGCAGGGGTTCTTCCATGCCCTTCTGATCAGAAGGAGTATGCAGGAGATGGGGAGTTGACTTACATTAGGGCAAGGTTTGAGAGGGTGGTTGGATCAAAGGACTCTGAAGCTTTGTACATGATTAATCCAGATGGTGCTGCAGGACCAGAATTAAGTATTTTCTTTGTAAGAGCTCATTAG